A single window of Leopardus geoffroyi isolate Oge1 chromosome D4, O.geoffroyi_Oge1_pat1.0, whole genome shotgun sequence DNA harbors:
- the LOC123592942 gene encoding olfactory receptor 13C3-like has protein sequence MDRTNWTEIEFILQGLSEYPKVEKLLFVMCLMMYLVILLGNSTLIILILLDSRLHTPMYFFLGNLSLLDICYTSSFTPSVLIHFLSKKKTISFTRCVVQMSVSYTMACTECVLLAVMAYDRYVAICNPLRYPIIMSKALCIQMAALSWGMGFLNSLTETILAIRLPFCGKNVINHFVCEIMAFVKLACADISLNEIAIMLGNVIFLYIPLLLICISYIFILSTVLKMNSAEGRKKAFSTCSAHLTVVTMFYGTILFIYMKPKSKDSAIDKLIALFYGVVTPMLNPIIYSLRNTEVLGALRKLMSRHWFWRKG, from the coding sequence atggacaggaCGAACTGGACAGAGATTGAGTTCATTCTCCAGGGACTTTCTGAATACCCCAAAGTGGAAAAACTCCTTTTCGTCATGTGCTTGATGATGTACCTGGTGATTCTGCTGGGGAACAGCACCTTGATCATACTAATTCTCCTGGATTCCCGCCTCCATacgcccatgtacttcttccttggTAATCTTTCCCTCCTAGACATTTGTTACACATCCTCCTTTACCCCCTCAGTGTTGATTCACTTcctatcaaagaaaaaaaccatctcCTTCACTAGGTGTGTTGTTCAGATGTCTGTCTCCTACACTATGGCATGCACAGAATGCGTGCTCTTAGCAGTGATGGCATATGACCGTTACGTGGCTATCTGTAACCCTCTGAGATACCCCATCATCATGAGCAAGGCACTTTGTATTCAGATGGCAGCCCTCTCCTGGGGAATGGGCTTTCTCAATTCACTGACAGAAACTATTCTTGCAATACGGTTGCCCTTTTGTGGAAAAAATGTCATTAACCACTTTGTTTGTGAAATAATGGCTTTTGTCAAGCTGGCTTGTGCAGATATTTCCTTGAATGAGATTGCTATAATGTTGGGCAatgtaatatttttgtatattccaTTATTGTTAATTTGCATCTCCTACATTTTCATCCTATCTACTGTACTAAAAATGAattcagcagaaggaagaaaaaaagctttttctaCCTGTTCAGCCCACTTAACAGTAGTGACCATGTTTTATGGGACAATCCTCTTCATATATATGAAGCCAAAGTCCAAAGACTCTGCTATTGACAAATTGATTGCTCTGTTCTATGGAGTAGTCACTCCCATGCTCAATCCTATCATATATAGCCTGAGGAACACAGAGGTGCTTGGAGCTTTGAGAAAATTGATGAGTAGACACTGGTTCtggagaaaaggatga
- the LOC123592726 gene encoding olfactory receptor 13F1-like, giving the protein MYLITLLGNIILMSITILDSHLHKPMYFFLSNLSFLDIWYTSSALTPMLTNFVSGKNTISFSGCATQMYFSLAMGSTECVLLSTMAYDRYVAICNPLRYPIIMNKRACVQIAAGSWMTGCLTALVETVSVLQLSLCGSSIINHFTCEILAVLKLVCVDTSRVQLIMLVISVLLLPMPMLRICVSYAFIVSNILRISSVDGGSKAFSTCAAHLTVVVLFYGTALSMYLKPSAVDSQEIDKCMALVYAGLTPMLNPIIYSLRNKEVKAAVKKLLIRNPLCAFLIPQSKS; this is encoded by the coding sequence ATGTACCTGATCACCCTGCTGGGTAATATCATTCTGATGTCCATCACCATCCTGGATTCCCACCTACACAaacccatgtacttcttcctcagcAACCTCTCCTTTTTAGACATCTGGTACACCTCTTCTGCTCTCACTCCAATGCTGACAAACTTTGTTTCAGGGAAAAACACCATCTCATTCTCAGGATGTGCCACTCAGATGTACTTTTCTCTTGCCATGGGCTCCACTGAGTGTGTGCTCCTGTCCACGATGGCGTATGACCGGTATGTGGCCATCTGCAACCCTCTGAGATACCCCATCATCATGAACAAGAGGGCTTGTGTGCAGATTGCCGCTGGCTCCTGGATGACAGGCTGCCTCACCGCCCTGGTGGAAACAGTATCTGTGCTGCAGCTGTCTCTCTGTGGAAGTAGCATCATCAATCACTTCACTTGTGAAATTCTGGCTGTCTTGAAACTAGTTTGTGTGGATACTTCCAGGGTGCAGTTAATCATGCTGGTGATCAGCGTACTTCTTCTTCCTATGCCGATGCTCCGCATTTGTGTCTCTTACGCGTTCATTGTCTCCAACATCCTGAGAATCAGCTCAGTGGATGGTGGAAGCAAAGCCTTTTCAACATGCGCAGCCCACCTGACTGTGGTGGTTTTGTTCTATGGGACAGCTCTCTCCATGTACCTGAAGCCCTCCGCTGTAGATTCACAGGAAATAGACAAATGTATGGCTTTGGTATATGCTGGATTAACCCCCATGTTGAATCCTATCATTTATAGTTTACGGAACAAAGAGGTAAAAGCAGCTGTGAAAAAATTGCTGATTAGGAACCCTCTGTGTGCTTTTTTAATCCCCCAGAGCAAATCATAA